The Sphaerospermopsis torques-reginae ITEP-024 genome has a window encoding:
- a CDS encoding phosphoribulokinase yields the protein MTSKPERVVLIGVAGDSGCGKSTFLRRLIDLFGEELMTVICLDDYHCLDRKQRKETGITALDPRANNFDLMYEQIKALKEGNAVDKPIYNHETGMIDPPERIKPNHIIVVEGLHPLYDERVRALLDFSVYFDISDEVKIAWKIQRDMAERGHRYEDVLAQINSRKPDFEKFIEPQREFADVVLQVLPTNLIKNDTERKVLRVRMLQKEGKEGFEPAYLFDEGSTIQWTPCGRKLTCSYPGMQLYYGSDVYYGRYVSVLEVDGQFDNLDEVIYIENHLSNTSTKYTGEMTHLLLQHREYPGSNNGTGLFQVLTGLKMRAVYEQLTANEAKLAVQV from the coding sequence ATGACAAGTAAGCCGGAACGCGTGGTATTGATTGGAGTAGCCGGAGACTCTGGGTGCGGTAAGTCTACGTTTTTGCGTCGATTGATCGACTTATTTGGTGAAGAATTAATGACAGTTATCTGCTTGGATGACTATCATTGCCTTGATCGTAAACAACGTAAAGAAACTGGTATCACTGCACTCGATCCCAGGGCAAACAATTTTGACCTCATGTATGAGCAAATTAAAGCTCTAAAAGAAGGTAATGCCGTTGATAAGCCGATTTATAACCACGAAACCGGCATGATTGATCCTCCAGAACGGATTAAGCCAAACCACATTATAGTAGTTGAGGGGCTGCATCCTTTATATGATGAACGGGTGAGAGCCTTACTAGATTTCAGTGTTTACTTTGACATCAGTGATGAAGTCAAAATTGCCTGGAAAATTCAACGAGATATGGCTGAACGTGGCCACCGCTATGAAGATGTTTTAGCCCAAATCAATTCTCGTAAACCTGACTTTGAAAAATTCATTGAACCACAAAGAGAATTTGCGGATGTGGTTTTACAGGTATTACCCACAAACTTGATCAAAAACGACACCGAACGCAAAGTATTGCGGGTACGGATGTTGCAAAAAGAAGGCAAGGAAGGGTTTGAGCCAGCATACTTGTTTGATGAAGGTTCAACCATTCAGTGGACTCCTTGTGGACGCAAACTGACCTGTTCTTACCCTGGTATGCAGCTTTACTACGGTTCTGATGTGTACTACGGTCGTTATGTATCTGTTTTAGAAGTAGATGGTCAGTTTGACAACTTGGATGAAGTGATTTACATCGAAAACCATCTGAGCAACACATCTACCAAATACACAGGTGAGATGACTCACTTATTACTGCAACACCGTGAATATCCAGGTTCTAATAATGGAACTGGTTTGTTCCAAGTGTTGACAGGTTTAAAAATGCGTGCTGTTTATGAACAATTGACAGCTAATGAAGCAAAGTTAGCAGTTCAAGTCTAA
- a CDS encoding pentapeptide repeat-containing protein, translating to MKRQLLAAIALAAPLFFANSVQAGNTQDLQQLLSTGECPKCQLSGVNLKGAHLIGADLRGANLRGANLTEANLEGADLTGANLTGANLTSAFVTNVNLKQANLNNANLTNAIINDSNVYQASMNNLTITDAEIYNTAIGVGGENAEIPDWDDVVKGN from the coding sequence ATGAAACGCCAGCTATTAGCCGCTATAGCCTTAGCCGCTCCCCTATTTTTTGCTAACTCAGTACAAGCAGGAAATACCCAAGACCTACAACAACTTTTATCAACTGGGGAATGTCCTAAATGTCAACTCTCAGGAGTTAACCTCAAAGGCGCTCATTTAATTGGAGCAGACTTACGAGGAGCAAACCTCCGGGGAGCAAATTTAACAGAAGCTAACCTGGAAGGTGCAGACTTAACAGGGGCAAATTTAACAGGTGCAAATTTAACATCTGCTTTTGTCACTAATGTGAATTTAAAACAAGCGAATCTTAATAATGCAAATCTCACCAATGCGATTATTAATGATTCCAACGTATATCAAGCATCAATGAATAATCTCACTATTACTGATGCAGAGATATATAATACTGCCATTGGTGTAGGTGGAGAAAATGCAGAAATTCCTGATTGGGATGACGTTGTTAAGGGTAATTAA
- the vapC gene encoding type II toxin-antitoxin system tRNA(fMet)-specific endonuclease VapC: MIYLLDTNTCIGYINRRNNSIYQRITSLSPEEVVICDIVKFELYYGTYNSSRTEENLATLQKFFADFVSLPFDGKAAAICGYIRSQLKNQGTPIGSYDLQIAAIALTNNLTLVTHNTREFSRIPELKLEDWENF; encoded by the coding sequence ATGATTTATCTGTTAGATACCAATACTTGTATTGGCTATATTAACCGTCGCAATAACTCAATCTATCAGCGTATTACTTCTTTATCTCCAGAAGAAGTAGTTATTTGTGATATTGTAAAATTCGAGCTTTATTATGGAACATATAATAGTTCTCGGACAGAAGAAAACCTAGCAACTCTACAAAAATTTTTTGCAGATTTTGTCAGTTTACCTTTTGATGGTAAAGCTGCTGCTATATGTGGATATATTCGATCTCAACTCAAAAACCAGGGAACACCCATAGGAAGTTATGATTTACAAATTGCGGCGATCGCCCTAACTAACAACTTAACATTAGTCACCCACAACACCAGAGAATTTTCACGCATTCCCGAATTAAAATTAGAAGACTGGGAAAATTTCTAA
- a CDS encoding Uma2 family endonuclease yields MQLTIKDVEILQQNLSKEQEDYQIELQEGNLLVMGPSDIESSEIGAELIRLLGNWIKPRNLGRIFDSSGGFIMPNTDLRAPDVSFVVASRLKRTVRDFGNLVPDLVVEIKSKTDRIGKLEDKVKLFLEQGAKIGILINPDERTVSVYRPNGEIETFTGDDKLTIPELFPGWEINISEIWPPVFE; encoded by the coding sequence ATGCAGTTAACAATAAAAGACGTAGAAATACTACAACAAAACCTATCCAAAGAACAAGAAGACTATCAAATAGAACTGCAAGAAGGAAACCTCTTAGTTATGGGACCATCAGATATTGAATCTAGTGAAATTGGTGCAGAATTGATCAGATTATTAGGTAACTGGATTAAACCCCGGAACTTAGGGAGAATATTTGACTCAAGCGGTGGTTTCATCATGCCAAACACAGACCTCCGCGCACCCGATGTTTCCTTCGTTGTTGCTTCCAGATTAAAACGCACAGTTAGAGACTTTGGAAACCTAGTTCCTGATTTGGTAGTAGAAATTAAATCAAAAACTGATAGAATCGGAAAATTAGAAGATAAAGTTAAACTCTTTTTAGAACAAGGTGCAAAAATCGGCATATTAATTAATCCTGATGAAAGAACCGTAAGCGTATATCGTCCCAACGGAGAAATTGAAACCTTCACAGGAGATGATAAATTAACCATACCCGAATTATTTCCCGGTTGGGAAATAAACATCTCTGAAATTTGGCCACCTGTATTTGAATAA
- a CDS encoding alpha/beta fold hydrolase yields the protein MSIIENSWTHAYITTNGIKLHYVTQGDGPLMLMLHGFPEFWYSWRHQIPPFSQDYHVVALDLRGYNDSDKPQAQSAYVMDELVKDIEGVIKGLGYESCILVAHDWGGAIAWNFAYTHPDMVEKLIILNLPHPAKFAQGLSTPQQLLRSYYILLFQLPLIPELILQASDYEAIGKAIQGTAFNKNAFTQADIEAYKDAAAKRGAMTAMLNYYRNIFQQGILHKHWSILEVPTLMIWGEHDTALGKELTYGTQEYVRNLQIKYIPNSGHWVQQEQPELVTEYMREFLL from the coding sequence ATGTCTATCATCGAAAATTCCTGGACACACGCTTATATCACCACCAATGGCATCAAATTACATTATGTCACCCAAGGGGACGGACCGTTAATGTTAATGTTGCATGGTTTTCCAGAATTTTGGTACTCGTGGCGGCATCAAATACCCCCATTTTCTCAAGATTACCACGTTGTTGCTCTTGATTTGCGTGGTTATAACGATAGTGATAAACCTCAAGCGCAGTCTGCTTATGTGATGGATGAATTGGTTAAAGACATAGAAGGAGTAATCAAAGGTTTAGGATATGAAAGTTGTATTTTAGTCGCTCATGATTGGGGTGGTGCGATCGCTTGGAATTTTGCATACACTCACCCTGATATGGTAGAAAAATTAATTATACTCAACCTCCCCCATCCCGCCAAATTTGCACAAGGTTTAAGCACACCCCAACAATTATTACGCAGTTATTATATTTTATTATTTCAACTGCCGTTAATTCCTGAACTAATCCTGCAAGCTTCAGACTATGAAGCTATAGGTAAAGCTATTCAAGGTACAGCTTTTAATAAAAACGCCTTCACCCAAGCAGACATTGAAGCCTATAAAGATGCTGCCGCAAAACGAGGTGCAATGACAGCCATGTTGAACTATTATCGCAACATTTTTCAACAGGGTATCCTCCACAAACATTGGAGTATTTTGGAAGTTCCTACCCTGATGATTTGGGGAGAACATGACACCGCACTAGGTAAAGAACTTACTTATGGTACACAAGAATACGTCAGAAACTTACAAATCAAATATATTCCTAATTCTGGTCATTGGGTACAACAAGAACAGCCAGAATTAGTCACAGAGTATATGCGCGAATTTCTGCTGTGA
- the petH gene encoding ferredoxin--NADP reductase — MYNQGAVEGAANIESGSRVFVYEVVGLRQNQESDQTNYPIRKSGSVFIRVPYNRMNQEMRRITRLGGKIVSIQPISVLQPVNGQGAVDSANREVSEPVTPVNANNEEIGKDAPVSTSSEAKGFAKPSKDKKGNTMTQAKTKHADVPVNTYRPNAPFIGKVISNEPLVKEGGIGIVQHIKFDLTGSNLKYVEGQSIGIIPPGVDKKGKPEKLRLYSIASTRHGDDVDDKTVSLCVRQLEYKDPASGETVYGVCSTYLTQIKPGDEVKITGPVGKEMLLPEDTDTNVIMLATGTGIAPMRAYLWRMFKDAERAANPEYQFNGFAWLLFGVPKTANILYKEELEEMQAKYPDNFRLTYAISREQQNLQGGRMYIQDRVAEHADALWQLIKNEKTHTYICGLRGMEDGIDAALSAAAAKEGVNWSDYQKGMKKEGRWHVETY, encoded by the coding sequence ATGTACAATCAAGGTGCTGTTGAGGGTGCTGCCAACATAGAATCAGGTAGCCGCGTCTTCGTATACGAAGTGGTGGGTCTGCGTCAGAATCAAGAATCTGATCAAACGAACTACCCTATTCGTAAAAGTGGCAGTGTATTCATCAGAGTACCTTACAACCGCATGAATCAAGAAATGCGAAGGATCACTCGTCTAGGCGGTAAAATTGTCAGCATTCAGCCTATATCGGTGCTACAGCCAGTTAATGGTCAAGGAGCGGTAGACAGTGCTAACAGAGAAGTCAGCGAGCCAGTGACACCTGTAAATGCTAACAATGAGGAGATTGGTAAAGACGCACCCGTGAGTACCAGTAGCGAAGCCAAAGGTTTCGCTAAACCATCTAAGGATAAAAAAGGTAACACGATGACTCAAGCGAAAACCAAACACGCTGATGTTCCTGTGAACACTTATCGTCCTAATGCTCCTTTTATCGGTAAGGTAATCTCTAATGAGCCGTTAGTAAAAGAAGGCGGTATTGGTATTGTTCAACATATCAAGTTTGACTTGACAGGCAGTAACTTAAAGTACGTGGAAGGTCAAAGTATTGGTATTATTCCCCCTGGTGTAGACAAAAAAGGTAAACCTGAAAAACTTAGGCTTTATTCTATTGCTTCCACTCGGCATGGTGATGATGTAGACGACAAGACTGTATCATTGTGTGTTCGTCAATTGGAATATAAAGATCCAGCAAGTGGCGAAACAGTATATGGTGTTTGCTCTACCTATTTAACTCAGATTAAACCCGGTGATGAAGTAAAAATCACTGGTCCTGTGGGTAAGGAAATGCTATTACCTGAAGACACTGATACTAATGTAATCATGTTAGCTACAGGGACAGGTATTGCTCCTATGCGTGCATATCTGTGGCGGATGTTTAAAGATGCAGAAAGAGCAGCTAACCCAGAATATCAATTCAATGGATTTGCTTGGTTGCTGTTTGGTGTACCTAAGACGGCAAACATTCTCTATAAGGAAGAATTGGAAGAGATGCAGGCTAAATATCCTGATAACTTCCGTTTGACCTATGCTATCAGTCGGGAACAACAAAACCTTCAAGGTGGCAGAATGTATATCCAAGACCGTGTGGCAGAACATGCTGATGCACTGTGGCAGTTGATTAAAAATGAAAAAACCCATACTTACATCTGCGGTTTACGTGGTATGGAAGATGGTATTGATGCCGCTTTGTCCGCTGCTGCTGCTAAGGAAGGTGTGAACTGGAGTGATTATCAGAAAGGCATGAAAAAAGAAGGCCGCTGGCACGTGGAAACCTACTAA
- the metK gene encoding methionine adenosyltransferase produces the protein MSRRYLFTSESVTEGHPDKICDQISDTILDALLTQDPSSRVAAEVVVNTGLVLITGEITTKANVNFVNLARKKIAEIGYTDAVNGFSANSASVLVALDEQSPDIAQGVNTAHETRSADSEELFDKIGAGDQGIMFGFACNETPELMPLPISLAHRIARRLAAVRKTGDLPYLRPDGKTQVTVVYEDGKPVGIDTILISTQHTPNIGDITDDAAVQAKIKEDLWTSVVMPVFGDIAVKPTEDTRFLVNPTGKFVIGGPQGDSGLTGRKIIVDTYGGYSRHGGGAFSGKDPTKVDRSAAYAARYAAKNIVAAGLAEKCEVQLSYAIGVARPVSIFVDTFGTGKVDDEILLQLVKDNFELRPAGIIHTFNLRNLPSERGGRFYQDVAAYGHLGRSDLDLPWERTDKVEVLKQAANKYLSEAIAPALT, from the coding sequence TTGTCTCGACGCTATTTATTTACCTCCGAGTCTGTAACTGAAGGTCATCCAGATAAAATCTGTGATCAAATCTCTGATACTATTCTGGATGCTTTGTTGACACAAGATCCCAGTAGCCGAGTGGCGGCTGAAGTAGTTGTTAATACTGGATTAGTATTAATTACTGGAGAGATTACCACCAAAGCCAATGTCAATTTTGTCAATCTGGCTCGTAAAAAAATCGCGGAAATTGGTTATACTGATGCAGTTAACGGCTTTTCTGCCAATAGTGCCAGTGTACTCGTAGCTTTGGATGAGCAGTCACCGGATATTGCCCAAGGTGTAAATACTGCCCACGAAACCCGTAGTGCTGATAGTGAAGAACTATTTGATAAAATTGGTGCTGGTGATCAAGGTATCATGTTCGGTTTTGCTTGTAACGAAACACCAGAATTGATGCCTTTACCCATTAGTTTAGCTCATCGCATTGCCCGAAGATTGGCAGCAGTGCGGAAAACTGGAGATTTGCCATACTTGCGACCTGATGGTAAAACCCAAGTTACCGTGGTTTATGAAGATGGTAAACCTGTAGGTATTGATACAATCTTAATTTCCACCCAGCATACACCTAATATTGGGGATATTACGGATGATGCGGCGGTGCAAGCTAAGATTAAAGAAGACCTGTGGACATCTGTTGTCATGCCTGTGTTTGGCGATATTGCAGTTAAACCAACTGAGGATACACGGTTTTTAGTCAATCCCACTGGTAAATTTGTGATTGGTGGACCTCAAGGAGATTCTGGACTGACAGGACGGAAAATCATTGTTGATACCTACGGTGGTTATTCCCGACATGGTGGTGGTGCTTTCTCTGGTAAAGACCCCACAAAGGTAGACCGTTCTGCGGCCTATGCGGCTCGTTATGCGGCGAAAAATATTGTGGCTGCTGGTTTAGCAGAAAAATGTGAAGTGCAGTTAAGTTATGCTATTGGTGTAGCCAGACCTGTAAGTATTTTTGTAGATACCTTTGGCACTGGTAAGGTTGATGATGAAATCTTACTGCAATTAGTCAAAGATAACTTTGAACTGCGTCCAGCAGGAATTATCCACACTTTCAATCTACGCAACTTACCTAGTGAAAGAGGCGGACGTTTTTATCAGGACGTTGCAGCTTATGGTCACTTGGGACGTTCTGATTTAGATTTACCTTGGGAACGGACTGATAAGGTAGAGGTTTTGAAGCAAGCGGCGAATAAGTATCTTTCTGAAGCGATCGCACCTGCATTAACTTAG
- a CDS encoding DUF2358 domain-containing protein, whose amino-acid sequence MKLETKQIIEVLKQDLPTLFEQDISYDIYSEDIWFRDPVNKFKGKFNYRIIFWTLRFHGQLFFTELAFDLHDVSQTDEGTILATWTVRGVLRVPWKARLFFNGYSTYKLNDQGLIFEHIDTWDRGPGEILQQFFKRGVY is encoded by the coding sequence ATGAAATTAGAAACAAAACAGATAATTGAAGTTCTCAAGCAAGATTTACCGACTTTGTTTGAGCAGGATATTTCCTATGATATCTATTCTGAGGATATCTGGTTTCGTGACCCGGTGAATAAGTTTAAGGGTAAGTTTAATTATCGGATTATTTTTTGGACTTTGCGTTTTCATGGTCAGTTGTTTTTTACGGAACTTGCTTTTGATTTACATGATGTTTCTCAAACTGATGAAGGTACGATTTTAGCAACTTGGACGGTGCGGGGTGTGTTGCGTGTTCCCTGGAAAGCGCGGTTATTTTTTAATGGTTATTCGACTTATAAGTTAAATGATCAGGGTTTGATTTTTGAACATATTGATACTTGGGATCGGGGACCGGGGGAGATTTTGCAGCAGTTTTTTAAGCGGGGGGTTTATTGA
- a CDS encoding CAAD domain-containing protein gives MQEPEYTETKSKETTIPDINTQAGSITKLQPPVQSQEQWLKYGQQVSGFLGTLPDYVGNFFNQYKQPIISVGLVITAIVTVKVLLAVLDSLNGIPLVAPTFELIGIGYSAWFVYRYLLKASTRQELTSEITTLKSQVVGKDSSES, from the coding sequence ATGCAAGAACCAGAATATACAGAAACCAAGTCAAAAGAAACAACAATCCCAGATATCAACACCCAAGCAGGAAGCATCACCAAACTACAGCCTCCTGTACAGTCTCAAGAGCAATGGCTCAAATATGGGCAGCAAGTTTCTGGCTTTTTAGGCACATTACCTGACTATGTAGGTAACTTCTTTAATCAATACAAGCAGCCTATAATTAGCGTTGGTTTAGTGATTACAGCAATTGTCACTGTTAAGGTCTTACTGGCTGTACTAGATTCTCTCAATGGTATTCCCTTGGTAGCACCTACCTTTGAATTGATTGGTATTGGTTATTCTGCCTGGTTTGTTTATCGCTATTTACTCAAAGCTTCAACTCGGCAAGAGTTAACCAGTGAAATTACAACCCTCAAATCACAAGTTGTAGGTAAAGACTCTTCAGAATCTTAA
- a CDS encoding homoserine dehydrogenase, with product MGVKLGILGLGTVGTGTVQLLQDLEGRHPLLQEIEIHRVGVRSLDKHRDVELPSGVVTTDLEAIVNDPDIDIIVEVMGGLEPARSLILTAIKNGKHVVTANKAAISRFGAEIFTAANASGVYVMLEASVGGGIPVIQPLKQSLSVNQIHTITGIVNGTTNYILSRMQTEGGDFNEVLADAQRLGYAEADPTADVDGLDAADKIAILASLGFGDRINLQDVYCEGIRQVSKTDITYAAKLGFVIKLLAIAKGQIGDNSQLSVRVHPTLVPQTHPLASINGVYNAILVEGEPIGQVMFFGPGAGAGATASAVCSDILNLVATLKTNTPKANPLLACRHQHYCQIAPISELVTRFYTRFLSKDHPGVIGKLGTCFGKYGVSLESVVQTGFQEELAEIVVVTHDVKEGDFRQALAEIQTLEAIDSIPSILRVL from the coding sequence GTGGGTGTTAAACTAGGAATATTAGGATTAGGTACTGTGGGAACGGGAACTGTACAACTGTTGCAGGACTTGGAAGGTCGTCACCCACTGTTGCAGGAAATCGAAATTCATCGGGTAGGAGTGCGATCGCTTGATAAACACCGAGATGTAGAACTACCATCGGGGGTAGTGACTACGGATCTAGAAGCAATTGTCAATGATCCAGATATAGATATAATTGTGGAAGTCATGGGAGGATTAGAACCAGCGCGATCGCTGATCCTCACTGCTATTAAAAATGGTAAGCACGTAGTAACAGCTAATAAAGCGGCTATTTCCCGATTTGGGGCAGAAATATTTACCGCTGCCAACGCTTCTGGGGTATATGTGATGCTAGAAGCTTCTGTTGGTGGTGGTATCCCTGTGATTCAACCCCTCAAACAGTCTTTAAGTGTTAACCAAATTCATACTATCACTGGCATTGTTAACGGTACAACTAACTACATCCTTAGCCGGATGCAAACGGAAGGCGGCGACTTCAATGAAGTTTTAGCTGATGCTCAACGTTTAGGTTATGCAGAAGCTGACCCTACCGCTGATGTTGATGGCTTGGATGCGGCTGATAAAATTGCTATTTTGGCATCTTTAGGTTTTGGCGATCGCATCAACTTGCAAGATGTCTATTGTGAAGGCATTCGCCAAGTCAGTAAGACCGATATTACCTATGCTGCTAAATTGGGATTTGTGATTAAATTATTGGCGATCGCCAAAGGCCAAATCGGTGATAATTCTCAGCTATCAGTGAGAGTCCATCCCACTTTAGTACCCCAAACTCATCCTTTGGCTAGTATCAATGGTGTTTATAATGCCATTCTGGTGGAAGGTGAACCCATTGGCCAGGTAATGTTTTTTGGACCTGGTGCTGGTGCTGGTGCTACTGCTAGTGCTGTTTGTTCAGATATTTTAAATCTGGTAGCGACGTTGAAAACTAATACCCCCAAAGCAAATCCCTTATTAGCTTGTAGACATCAACATTACTGTCAAATAGCGCCAATTTCTGAACTTGTTACCCGATTTTACACTCGTTTCCTCAGCAAAGACCATCCCGGAGTCATCGGTAAATTAGGAACTTGCTTTGGTAAATATGGCGTGAGTTTAGAGTCAGTCGTCCAAACCGGTTTTCAGGAAGAACTAGCAGAAATTGTCGTTGTCACCCACGATGTGAAAGAAGGCGACTTTAGACAAGCTTTAGCCGAAATTCAAACCCTGGAAGCAATAGATAGCATTCCTAGCATTTTACGAGTGCTTTGA